In the Leptolyngbya sp. SIO1E4 genome, one interval contains:
- a CDS encoding GNAT family N-acetyltransferase: MAPVSTFRAYRYTRDAELDEIAQLINTCRAADNLENRTSATRLQENFADPEFDITCDLRLWRNSTGDLVAAAALWQLMPEQMVLGRLEFEIHPQVCKDGLVDDVLTWAEQRLRETGQDKTLPIVLHSACRDSLPGRQSLLTQSGFTPERYFFRLQRSLHPPIPFPQIPDGWRIRSVDSQKDARAWVDMFNQTFVDHWNHHPMTVEAFYYYETLSTYTPTLNRVIETPDGQLVTFCVSQIDPERNARLGLKEGHVCLLGTRRGYRRLGLARSLLLESLQQLKAAGMETATIGVDAQNPLGALGLYESIGFQKVRSSTVFRKTVAR, encoded by the coding sequence ATGGCCCCCGTATCGACCTTCCGAGCCTATAGGTACACTCGCGACGCTGAGTTAGACGAGATTGCTCAACTCATCAACACCTGTCGAGCTGCTGATAATCTGGAGAACCGCACCTCCGCGACAAGACTGCAGGAAAATTTTGCCGATCCAGAATTTGATATCACTTGCGATCTCCGACTCTGGCGAAACAGCACCGGTGACTTAGTGGCTGCGGCTGCCCTCTGGCAACTCATGCCGGAGCAAATGGTGTTAGGACGATTGGAATTTGAGATTCATCCTCAAGTTTGTAAGGATGGGCTGGTGGACGACGTGTTGACCTGGGCTGAACAGCGGCTCCGAGAAACAGGGCAAGATAAGACCTTGCCGATTGTTCTACATTCAGCCTGTCGCGATTCGCTGCCAGGGCGTCAATCGCTGCTTACTCAGTCTGGGTTTACTCCAGAGCGATATTTCTTTCGACTCCAGCGATCGCTGCACCCCCCCATCCCGTTTCCACAAATCCCGGATGGATGGAGAATTCGCTCGGTCGATTCCCAAAAAGATGCCAGGGCATGGGTAGACATGTTCAACCAAACCTTCGTGGATCACTGGAATCATCATCCAATGACCGTAGAAGCTTTCTACTACTACGAGACACTTTCAACCTATACTCCCACGCTAAATCGGGTGATTGAAACCCCAGACGGTCAGTTGGTGACATTTTGCGTGAGTCAAATTGACCCCGAGCGAAATGCTCGCTTAGGGCTTAAGGAAGGTCACGTGTGCCTTCTTGGAACCCGACGGGGATACCGTCGTTTGGGGTTAGCGCGATCGCTGCTGCTAGAGAGCCTGCAACAGTTAAAGGCTGCAGGCATGGAAACCGCGACGATTGGGGTTGATGCCCAAAACCCCCTGGGAGCTTTAGGCCTCTATGAATCGATTGGGTTCCAAAAGGTTCGCAGCTCAACGGTTTTTCGTAAAACAGTGGCTCGCTAA
- a CDS encoding VWD domain-containing protein has protein sequence MPFIPNLMFYWRSVRWVGLMLAGFFTAVSLSLSPVSAQTNTEDVFCTARSEPIANPIQGRSYGDPHINTYDGLHYSFQTVGEFILTQTRTASLEVQARQKPVTSLNNVSLNSAVAMQVCGHRVVIYAQDIPDGGSAPVWVDGIPTSVPDAIPLSGGGEVQKVNDREYAVIWPSGDQVLTHFISVGGDRFLNLMPTLSRAHAGNLVGLLGNFNGSADDDLMSRDGTLVPAESSYSVATNALDRVLPAVIPVREVEDAYFDSLYRQFGDSWRISQAESLFDYGPNQSTETFTDRAFPREFVTLNAVAPAQVQSALETCRNAGVEEALLDGCVFDVATTGQSDFATAAANAIADAVVQELTDRLIDEVLDAVPVPRFPF, from the coding sequence ATGCCTTTTATCCCAAATTTAATGTTTTATTGGCGCAGTGTACGCTGGGTCGGCCTCATGTTGGCGGGGTTCTTTACCGCTGTGAGCCTGTCGCTGAGCCCCGTAAGCGCCCAAACAAATACTGAGGATGTCTTCTGCACTGCTCGCTCAGAGCCCATTGCAAATCCGATACAAGGGCGCAGCTATGGGGATCCTCATATTAATACCTATGATGGTCTGCACTATAGCTTTCAAACGGTGGGAGAATTTATTCTCACCCAGACCCGAACAGCGAGCCTCGAAGTTCAGGCTCGCCAGAAACCGGTGACCAGCCTGAACAATGTTTCCCTAAACTCAGCCGTAGCCATGCAGGTGTGTGGGCATCGGGTGGTGATTTACGCTCAAGATATCCCCGATGGTGGGTCTGCCCCGGTGTGGGTAGATGGTATCCCGACCTCTGTTCCAGATGCGATACCGCTGTCTGGGGGTGGCGAGGTTCAAAAAGTCAACGATCGCGAATACGCAGTCATTTGGCCCAGTGGCGATCAGGTCTTAACCCACTTTATTTCAGTGGGGGGCGATCGCTTTTTAAACCTGATGCCCACCCTCAGCCGAGCCCATGCCGGAAATTTAGTTGGGCTGCTCGGTAACTTTAACGGCAGCGCCGACGATGACCTGATGAGCCGGGATGGCACTCTGGTTCCGGCAGAGTCTTCTTATAGCGTGGCCACCAACGCCCTGGATCGGGTCTTGCCCGCCGTGATACCGGTTCGGGAAGTTGAAGATGCCTACTTCGATAGCCTCTATCGACAGTTTGGTGACAGCTGGCGCATCAGCCAGGCCGAATCACTCTTTGATTATGGGCCAAATCAATCGACGGAAACCTTTACGGATCGGGCCTTCCCCCGAGAATTTGTCACCTTAAATGCAGTGGCTCCGGCACAGGTGCAATCTGCCCTGGAGACCTGTCGGAACGCAGGGGTAGAAGAAGCCTTGCTAGATGGCTGTGTGTTTGATGTGGCCACAACTGGGCAATCAGACTTTGCTACCGCTGCAGCCAATGCGATCGCCGATGCCGTTGTTCAAGAACTGACTGATCGGTTGATTGATGAAGTGCTGGACGCCGTGCCCGTTCCTAGATTCCCGTTTTAG
- a CDS encoding ATP-dependent Zn protease has protein sequence MGQLTLNLVAITIFLVTMTTLLGPLLHIPQAVPVVAIATILSIATLDQASWNGTLGNLLVDSFSRLSGEARQRVLHHEAGHFLVAYLLDIPVTDYTLNAWDAWKKGLPGLGGVQFDTAALDDFLATGQLPVPLLNRYCTVWMAGIAAEKKVYGQAQGGQDDRQKFLILWQQLQRPLQEGQMRQRWAVIQAQNLLETHAAAYEALVTAMEAGTPVQDCVTLLQSRVTAEATEG, from the coding sequence ATGGGCCAACTGACGCTGAACTTGGTGGCGATCACCATCTTTTTAGTGACCATGACCACATTGTTGGGGCCGCTGTTGCATATTCCGCAAGCAGTGCCCGTTGTGGCGATCGCGACCATTCTCAGCATTGCCACCCTGGACCAAGCCAGTTGGAATGGCACCCTAGGCAATCTTCTGGTAGACAGTTTTTCTAGACTCTCTGGGGAAGCGCGACAGCGGGTGTTGCACCATGAGGCGGGTCATTTTCTGGTTGCTTATCTCCTCGACATTCCCGTGACTGACTATACCCTCAATGCCTGGGATGCCTGGAAGAAAGGGTTACCCGGGCTAGGGGGAGTACAGTTTGATACCGCCGCTCTCGATGACTTCTTAGCGACAGGTCAACTTCCAGTGCCGCTGCTTAATCGCTACTGCACCGTCTGGATGGCGGGGATTGCTGCTGAAAAGAAAGTGTACGGGCAAGCGCAAGGGGGGCAGGACGATCGCCAAAAGTTTTTGATTCTCTGGCAACAGCTCCAGCGCCCTCTTCAGGAAGGGCAGATGCGGCAACGTTGGGCGGTGATCCAAGCCCAGAACCTGCTAGAGACCCATGCTGCAGCCTATGAAGCACTCGTCACTGCCATGGAAGCCGGGACCCCAGTCCAAGACTGTGTCACCTTGTTGCAGTCTCGCGTAACCGCTGAGGCTACCGAAGGTTAG
- a CDS encoding D-alanyl-D-alanine carboxypeptidase family protein, with product MEPKPLSPIDDVPEAQRDTQLQAKKSTPFRSLGRWIIWFLVGLLSAVAGLVVSWLTYQGAETVTPVALEPMVSLSNPETVATSVIGEPSASRSLLGHRAHEEVSESALVALTYDTSIRLRPAAAEQFEAMLADAETQGIYLVPLSGFRSIEDQQYLFFNVKAERGQTTSTRAEVSAPPGYSEHHTGYAIDIGDANFPDTNLQINFEETPAFQWLAQNAARYSFELSFTKGNPQGIQYEPWHWRFVGDSHSLETFYQDR from the coding sequence GTGGAACCCAAACCCTTGAGTCCTATTGATGATGTCCCTGAAGCACAGCGAGATACTCAGCTTCAAGCCAAAAAATCCACGCCTTTTCGTAGTCTTGGTCGCTGGATAATTTGGTTTTTAGTGGGCTTACTGAGTGCGGTGGCAGGCCTCGTGGTTTCCTGGTTGACCTACCAGGGAGCCGAGACGGTGACCCCCGTAGCCCTGGAACCGATGGTTAGCCTGTCAAACCCAGAAACAGTGGCCACCTCCGTTATCGGAGAACCCTCCGCATCCAGATCTTTGTTAGGCCATCGTGCCCATGAAGAGGTATCCGAGTCGGCTTTAGTGGCCCTTACCTACGATACCTCTATCCGCTTACGGCCTGCTGCCGCTGAGCAATTTGAAGCAATGCTGGCGGATGCTGAGACCCAAGGCATTTACTTAGTTCCGCTTTCGGGGTTCCGGTCTATAGAAGACCAGCAATATTTATTTTTTAATGTCAAAGCAGAGCGCGGACAAACCACCAGCACTCGGGCCGAGGTGAGTGCTCCACCAGGCTATAGCGAGCATCACACCGGGTATGCGATCGACATTGGCGATGCGAATTTTCCAGATACAAACTTACAGATCAATTTTGAGGAAACGCCCGCGTTTCAGTGGCTAGCGCAAAATGCCGCCCGCTATAGTTTTGAGCTGTCTTTTACAAAGGGAAATCCCCAAGGAATTCAGTATGAACCTTGGCATTGGCGTTTTGTCGGCGACTCCCACAGTTTGGAAACCTTCTACCAAGACCGTTAG
- a CDS encoding SH3 domain-containing protein, which produces MDFLATPHLWVLYDTPDDSAPFRNVGNAGWPLWFSGRSQTLALAGAIALALTSSQLQAQTFPGAGTAYIAPPFGYNVNIRNGPGVQYPAVNTLSRGTPIAVTGSYANGWAQLADGTWVAGNLINATPPNVSANTVYSAYIAPLPGYNVNIRRGPGTQYPVVNTLGRGTRITITGRYANGWAQLTDATWVANRFIQAEPPAALAATPAQPGYLQVGSQGAVVTELQARLKTLAYLPAEFVPDGVFGEGTAQSVSQFQQRNGLLVDGIAGPQTLEVLYSDAAIANVNQPEPSPAPEPAPEPEPEPAPEPTPEPSPTPEPSPTPEPSPAPEPSPLPEPEPSPLEPGARREVQVAANNDTEAIVFSGPGTEHDLIGFVTNGSVVNITGRFENGWAELEDGSWIHTDFLAL; this is translated from the coding sequence ATGGATTTTCTTGCGACCCCCCATCTGTGGGTACTGTATGACACCCCCGATGATTCAGCCCCATTCAGGAATGTCGGTAATGCAGGCTGGCCTTTATGGTTCTCTGGACGGTCACAGACCCTGGCATTAGCCGGGGCGATCGCGTTAGCGCTGACCAGTTCTCAGCTCCAGGCCCAGACTTTTCCTGGGGCAGGCACGGCCTACATTGCCCCACCTTTTGGCTATAACGTCAATATTCGCAATGGCCCTGGTGTGCAATACCCGGCTGTCAACACCTTGAGCAGGGGAACCCCTATTGCCGTGACTGGCAGCTATGCTAACGGCTGGGCACAACTTGCCGATGGTACTTGGGTCGCCGGTAATTTGATCAACGCGACACCACCTAATGTCAGTGCCAACACCGTTTACAGTGCCTATATTGCCCCTCTGCCGGGCTACAACGTGAACATTCGCAGAGGTCCCGGCACCCAATACCCTGTGGTGAATACCCTGGGTCGGGGCACGCGCATCACGATTACCGGACGCTATGCCAATGGCTGGGCGCAACTGACCGATGCGACTTGGGTCGCTAATCGCTTTATTCAGGCGGAACCCCCTGCTGCCTTGGCTGCCACACCGGCTCAGCCAGGGTATTTGCAAGTTGGCAGCCAAGGTGCTGTCGTGACAGAGTTGCAGGCACGATTGAAAACGTTGGCCTATTTACCGGCTGAGTTTGTGCCCGATGGCGTTTTTGGAGAGGGCACCGCGCAGTCAGTCAGTCAGTTTCAGCAGAGAAACGGGTTGCTGGTTGACGGCATTGCTGGCCCCCAGACCCTGGAGGTGCTTTACAGCGACGCTGCGATCGCCAATGTCAACCAGCCGGAGCCTTCTCCGGCCCCCGAACCTGCTCCTGAGCCGGAGCCTGAGCCAGCGCCAGAGCCAACGCCAGAACCTTCGCCAACGCCGGAGCCTTCGCCAACGCCAGAACCCTCGCCAGCACCTGAACCGTCTCCTTTACCCGAACCTGAACCGTCTCCCTTAGAGCCAGGGGCGCGACGGGAGGTGCAAGTTGCGGCTAACAATGATACGGAGGCCATTGTCTTTTCAGGCCCAGGAACTGAACACGATCTGATAGGTTTTGTGACCAATGGCAGCGTTGTCAATATCACCGGGCGGTTTGAGAATGGCTGGGCAGAACTAGAAGACGGTAGCTGGATCCATACGGACTTTTTAGCTCTCTAA
- a CDS encoding EAL domain-containing protein, translating into MSHFEDLEGTKTEKERQKALPCPLSSRAVIDCQPLKVAPDTPLLEVITLMSQGSRGGSRDTSTPQHSAPAPGQPQTQRSSYILVVSGQQLVGIVTERDVVKLTAQGTNLTGFLVADVMTQQLITLQESCLQHPLTVLGVFRQHRIRHLPILNEHGQLVGVVTPNSIRRTLQSTDLFRLRRVDEVMATQVIDAPPETTVLSLAQLMATHRVSCVVITQKRDSTSTSSPSPVGIVTERDIVQFQALGLNLSTLQAQAVMSTPLRCLSSQDSLWKAHQTMEQMRVRRLVVTNDHGALAGILTQTNILAALDPAEMQKTIAVLQQQVEQLQDERMQWLQTRAAYLESQVQVTEQRYTNLAKVAPVGIFQTDADGNFLYVNDRWCQLAGLTLEAARGTGWIQGLHPEDREHVAATWYRSAQTQAPFCLEYRFQSPTGKITWVFGRAVAETENTERVSGYIGTITDITELKQAETALQQLNQELEARVERRTAELEASKELAQVTLHSIGDAVITTNALGQVEYINPVAERLTGWEVTAARGQPLTTIFQIVDEITQEPVNNPVECILREGCVDCLTHHPLLISKDGGEYSIEDSAAPIRDRQGGMIGAVMVFRDVTQSRQLAHQLSWQARHDALTGLANRRQFEQDLTETLQVVQQGNQVHVLCYLDLDQFKVVNDTCGHTAGDELLRQISRLLRGQIRAMDTLARLGGDEFGILLKHCPLEQAEIITEKLRKAVQNFRFLWQDRTFSIGVSIGLVALDAESCTLAEVLSAADAACYAAKDRGRNRIHIYQIDDSELVRQRGERRWSVRIKQALEDDRFCLYRQLIAPMIPPQEAQPTHYEVLLRMVDRQGELILPDAFIPAAERYDLMPHIDRWVVQTVFAQLERSQQLPSSVCEMAPGTVYLINLSGASVGDAQFLDFLKELFVQYAVFPQTIGFEITETAAIANLDQATHFIHELKRLGCSFALDDFGSGMSSFGYLKALPVDYLKIDGKFVKDIMDDPATYAIVESIHHIGHVMGLKTIAESVENPSLQEHLGTIGVDYVQGYGIAQPCPLTLS; encoded by the coding sequence ATGAGCCATTTCGAAGATCTAGAGGGGACAAAGACTGAGAAAGAACGCCAAAAAGCCTTGCCTTGTCCCCTTTCATCAAGAGCCGTGATTGATTGCCAGCCGCTTAAGGTTGCTCCTGATACGCCTCTACTAGAGGTCATCACTCTGATGAGTCAAGGGAGTCGAGGGGGCAGTCGTGATACCTCGACTCCCCAGCATTCAGCTCCCGCTCCAGGTCAGCCTCAAACTCAGCGATCGAGCTACATCCTGGTAGTTTCTGGGCAGCAGCTTGTAGGCATTGTGACTGAACGAGATGTGGTTAAGCTCACTGCCCAAGGGACTAATCTCACCGGCTTCCTGGTTGCCGACGTGATGACTCAACAGCTCATTACGCTGCAGGAATCCTGTTTGCAGCATCCCCTGACAGTGCTGGGTGTCTTTCGCCAGCATCGCATTCGGCATCTACCAATTCTGAATGAACACGGTCAATTGGTGGGCGTTGTGACACCCAATAGCATCCGTCGTACGCTGCAATCTACCGATCTGTTCAGACTCCGCCGGGTCGATGAGGTGATGGCCACCCAAGTCATTGACGCCCCACCTGAGACAACGGTGCTCAGCTTGGCTCAACTCATGGCTACTCATCGGGTGAGTTGTGTGGTGATTACCCAAAAAAGGGACTCAACCTCGACGTCTAGTCCATCACCTGTGGGTATCGTGACTGAACGCGACATTGTCCAATTTCAAGCCCTTGGGCTGAATTTAAGTACCCTGCAAGCTCAAGCCGTCATGAGTACGCCGCTCAGGTGTTTGAGTTCCCAAGACTCTTTATGGAAAGCCCATCAAACGATGGAGCAAATGCGAGTGAGGCGCCTGGTTGTGACGAACGATCACGGTGCCTTGGCCGGCATCTTAACGCAAACTAATATTCTGGCCGCGCTTGATCCTGCCGAAATGCAGAAAACCATTGCCGTTCTCCAGCAGCAGGTAGAGCAGCTACAAGATGAAAGGATGCAGTGGTTACAAACCCGTGCGGCATACCTTGAAAGTCAGGTGCAGGTCACGGAACAGCGCTACACAAACTTAGCTAAAGTAGCTCCCGTTGGAATTTTTCAGACAGATGCGGACGGTAATTTTCTATACGTCAACGATCGCTGGTGTCAGCTTGCTGGGCTTACCCTTGAAGCAGCCAGGGGCACAGGATGGATTCAAGGACTCCACCCCGAAGATCGGGAACATGTTGCAGCGACCTGGTATCGATCCGCCCAAACCCAAGCCCCGTTCTGCCTAGAATATCGCTTCCAATCCCCTACGGGTAAAATAACGTGGGTTTTTGGGCGGGCCGTCGCAGAGACCGAGAATACTGAACGTGTCAGTGGCTATATCGGCACGATTACAGACATAACAGAACTCAAACAGGCTGAAACTGCATTGCAGCAACTCAATCAGGAACTTGAAGCCAGAGTTGAACGACGGACTGCAGAACTGGAAGCCAGCAAAGAGTTGGCTCAGGTTACCCTGCACTCTATCGGGGACGCGGTCATTACGACCAACGCCTTGGGCCAGGTTGAGTACATCAATCCGGTGGCAGAGCGATTGACGGGGTGGGAGGTGACGGCTGCGAGGGGACAACCGCTGACAACCATATTTCAAATTGTGGATGAAATCACACAAGAGCCCGTAAACAACCCGGTTGAATGCATTTTGCGCGAAGGCTGTGTAGACTGCTTAACCCACCATCCGCTGTTGATTTCCAAAGATGGCGGAGAATACAGCATCGAAGATTCTGCTGCACCCATTCGCGATCGCCAGGGTGGAATGATCGGCGCGGTCATGGTCTTTCGGGATGTGACGCAATCTCGCCAGCTGGCGCATCAGCTCTCATGGCAGGCCAGACATGATGCCTTAACCGGCTTAGCGAATCGACGGCAATTTGAGCAAGACCTGACAGAAACCTTGCAGGTTGTACAACAGGGGAATCAGGTTCATGTTCTGTGCTACCTCGATTTAGACCAGTTCAAGGTCGTCAATGATACCTGTGGCCACACAGCCGGAGATGAACTCTTACGCCAAATCTCGCGATTACTCAGGGGGCAGATTCGCGCGATGGATACCCTGGCCCGTTTAGGGGGAGATGAGTTTGGCATCTTGCTGAAGCACTGTCCGTTAGAACAGGCTGAGATCATCACCGAAAAGCTTCGCAAAGCCGTTCAGAATTTCCGCTTTCTTTGGCAAGACAGGACGTTCAGTATTGGGGTCAGTATTGGGTTGGTGGCGCTTGACGCTGAAAGCTGCACCCTTGCGGAGGTCTTGAGCGCGGCAGATGCCGCTTGCTATGCAGCAAAAGATCGAGGCCGAAACCGTATTCACATCTACCAAATAGATGATTCTGAATTAGTTAGACAGCGCGGAGAACGACGGTGGAGCGTTCGTATCAAACAGGCTCTAGAGGACGATCGCTTTTGCCTATATCGTCAGCTCATTGCGCCGATGATCCCCCCTCAGGAGGCTCAACCGACTCACTATGAAGTCCTCTTGCGGATGGTTGATCGACAAGGGGAACTGATCCTGCCAGACGCCTTTATCCCGGCAGCAGAACGCTATGATTTAATGCCTCATATTGATCGCTGGGTTGTGCAAACGGTTTTTGCCCAGCTTGAGCGTTCTCAACAGTTGCCATCATCGGTCTGTGAAATGGCTCCTGGCACCGTGTATTTAATCAATCTCTCTGGGGCCAGCGTAGGGGATGCTCAATTTCTAGACTTTCTGAAGGAATTATTTGTTCAATACGCGGTGTTCCCTCAAACGATTGGCTTTGAAATTACGGAGACCGCTGCGATCGCAAATCTTGATCAAGCCACTCATTTCATTCATGAACTCAAGCGGCTCGGTTGCTCTTTTGCACTCGATGATTTTGGCAGCGGAATGTCGTCGTTTGGCTATCTCAAAGCCCTGCCTGTCGATTACCTGAAAATCGATGGCAAATTCGTCAAAGATATTATGGATGACCCAGCGACCTATGCCATTGTGGAATCTATTCACCATATCGGGCATGTGATGGGGCTTAAAACCATTGCGGAGTCGGTTGAAAACCCGAGCCTCCAAGAACACCTCGGCACAATCGGAGTGGATTATGTGCAAGGCTATGGCATTGCACAGCCCTGCCCGTTGACCCTAAGCTGA
- a CDS encoding MarR family transcriptional regulator, which translates to MLTLRDLPKYEALLALARQYPNLNITAVETCFMFLRTATDVYGVMDTHFAEYQLSMGKFIVLMLLRCSGDGLTPSECADRAGVTRGTITGLLDGLQRDHLIERHPHPSDRRCSIVCLTKKGWALLDKMLPQHFQFIATLFSPLSQAEQRQLFDLLAKLMGSARGIAEHQK; encoded by the coding sequence TTGTTAACTCTCCGTGACCTGCCCAAATATGAAGCGCTGCTAGCGCTAGCGCGGCAATATCCCAACCTCAATATCACTGCTGTTGAGACCTGCTTCATGTTTTTGAGAACAGCAACGGATGTTTATGGGGTGATGGACACTCATTTTGCTGAGTATCAGCTGTCTATGGGCAAATTTATTGTGCTGATGCTCTTGCGATGCAGCGGAGACGGATTGACCCCGTCAGAGTGCGCCGACCGGGCTGGGGTTACCCGGGGTACCATCACCGGCTTGCTAGATGGTTTGCAGCGCGATCACTTGATTGAGAGGCATCCCCATCCCAGCGATCGCCGCTGCTCGATTGTGTGCCTGACGAAGAAAGGTTGGGCACTGCTGGATAAAATGCTGCCTCAGCATTTTCAATTTATCGCGACCCTCTTCTCTCCCCTCAGCCAGGCAGAACAGCGGCAGCTATTTGACCTGCTGGCAAAATTGATGGGGAGTGCCCGTGGCATCGCAGAGCACCAGAAATAG
- a CDS encoding efflux RND transporter periplasmic adaptor subunit, producing the protein MTSPDFSSSQPLQPIMASDRRSGPPRWLLAGGLGLLLLGGGFIVWRLMGARGGPPMGMPPGVAVGLEPVQVGQVQDSSEFLGSLEAETGVVLQPEVSGRVTQVFVSSGERVDPGTPIVLISPDRTQAEVNAAQANVTAARAARDAAAANLRSLQERQAEREAELLLRQEEYDRTATLVEQGALSQQNLDFANRDLDVARAGLTTAQEEIAAAQASLSQSEAALAEASANRAAAQENLQDRTVVAPIAGAVGDLEVKLGEYVTPNNEITRIIENNTLELELEVSIDSRDRLSLGLPVELIAVNGEEVISTGSVTFISPQTDASTQTVLIEAQFENADGRLQDAQRVDARIIWSEQTGVLVPTSAITRLGGQTFVYVAEAGSPEELPPPEAIPPGMSAPDQVARLRPVELGAIQGNSHHVLSGLEPGETIVVSGILNLQDGMPILPQSAESDQTTLEP; encoded by the coding sequence ATGACCTCACCAGACTTTTCATCATCACAGCCTCTGCAGCCCATTATGGCGAGCGATCGCCGCTCAGGGCCGCCTCGGTGGCTGCTCGCAGGCGGCCTCGGTCTTTTGCTGTTGGGCGGTGGCTTCATTGTCTGGCGGTTAATGGGTGCTCGTGGTGGCCCCCCGATGGGGATGCCACCTGGCGTGGCGGTGGGCTTAGAGCCTGTTCAAGTAGGGCAGGTGCAAGATAGTTCTGAATTTTTAGGAAGTTTGGAGGCAGAGACAGGGGTTGTTCTGCAGCCGGAGGTTTCGGGGCGTGTGACCCAGGTATTTGTTTCGTCAGGCGAGCGCGTCGACCCAGGTACCCCGATTGTGCTTATTAGCCCTGATCGTACTCAGGCTGAGGTTAATGCAGCTCAGGCGAACGTGACCGCTGCCCGAGCCGCTCGGGACGCTGCTGCTGCTAACCTGAGATCGCTGCAAGAACGTCAGGCTGAGCGCGAGGCCGAGCTGCTGCTGCGGCAAGAAGAGTACGACCGTACAGCCACATTGGTTGAGCAGGGGGCGTTGTCTCAGCAAAATTTGGACTTTGCCAATCGTGACCTGGATGTTGCCCGGGCTGGCCTCACCACTGCTCAAGAAGAAATTGCAGCGGCCCAAGCGAGCCTGAGCCAATCAGAGGCGGCCCTGGCGGAAGCGAGCGCTAACCGAGCGGCAGCCCAGGAAAACCTGCAAGATCGCACAGTGGTTGCCCCCATCGCCGGAGCTGTGGGTGACCTTGAAGTTAAGTTAGGGGAGTATGTCACTCCCAATAACGAAATCACCCGAATCATAGAAAATAACACGCTGGAGTTAGAGTTAGAAGTCTCCATTGACTCTCGCGATCGCCTCAGCCTTGGGCTTCCCGTCGAACTCATTGCCGTCAATGGAGAAGAGGTCATCTCCACCGGCAGTGTTACCTTCATCTCGCCCCAAACCGATGCTTCTACCCAAACCGTACTGATTGAAGCGCAATTTGAAAACGCCGACGGACGTCTACAGGATGCTCAGCGAGTAGATGCTCGCATTATCTGGTCAGAGCAAACTGGGGTGCTGGTGCCCACCAGTGCCATTACTCGCTTAGGGGGGCAGACTTTTGTCTATGTTGCCGAAGCGGGTAGCCCTGAAGAATTGCCGCCCCCGGAGGCGATTCCGCCAGGAATGTCTGCCCCCGACCAAGTGGCGCGACTCCGCCCTGTGGAATTAGGGGCCATTCAAGGCAATAGCCACCACGTCCTGAGCGGGTTAGAACCGGGTGAAACCATTGTGGTTTCAGGCATTCTGAACTTGCAAGACGGCATGCCCATTTTGCCCCAATCTGCAGAATCGGATCAGACAACGCTTGAACCCTAG